DNA sequence from the Armigeres subalbatus isolate Guangzhou_Male chromosome 1, GZ_Asu_2, whole genome shotgun sequence genome:
CACTGAGAAATTATTTCACTATAGAAGAGGCCGGAATTACGTGCCCGTATCGCGTGGAATCCGATGAAGACCGAAGAGCTCGTGTTATTTTGGAGCAAACCACAAAACGTGTGGGTACCAGATTCGAAACGGGCCTGCTATGGCGTAACGACGAGGTGCGTCTTCCGAACAGCTATTCGATGGCATACCGGCGCATGCAGAGTTTGGAGCAACGCTTCAAGAAGGACCCCGAGTTGCAACACAAGATAGCTTGTACAATTGACGACTTTGTGAAGAAGGGATATGCACATAAAGCAACAGCCAACGAGCTCAGCTCTAGCGAGATAGGTAGAGAGTGGTATCTACCATTGAACGTAGTGGTCAACGCGAAAAAACCGGGTTAACGTTGGATGCTGCAGCTAAGGTAGGAGGAATCTCACTCAATGACATGTTGCTGAAGGGTCCTGACATGTTGGTTTCTATGTTGGACATTATCAACCACTTCAGAGGAAGGCGAATTGGGTTTGGAGGCGATGTGAAAGAAATGTTTCTTCAGATTCGGATGCGGCAGCAGGACAAGTGTTTCCAAAAGTTTTTATTTCGACAAGACTTTTGCAAAGCTCCTGACGTCTACATCATGGATGTAGTCATATTTGGGGCGAAATGTTCGCCTTGTTGTGCACATTACACAAAAGAAGCGAATGCTCGAGAACATGCGAATTGGTATCCAGACGCCGCAGAAGCCATCGTTAATCGACACTATGTCGATGACTATTTTGACAGTGCTGACAACGAAGATGAAGCGATTCAACGGGCTCTTGACGTGCGGAAGGTACATGCGCTTGGTGGGTTTGAAATCCGCAATTGGGTGAGTAATTCACCTAAGGTACTTACTGCACTGGGAGAAGAAGGCCGAACAACGAAGACCTTGTGCTACGATAAAACGACAGATTCGGAACGTGTGTTAGGGCTAATTTGGAAACCGGAAGAAGATATGTTCACCTTTTCCATGGggttgaaagaaaaaataattccatACCTAGTTGTAAGGAATTGACCCACAAAGCGTATCATTCTGCAGTGTGTCATGAGCTTCTACGATCCGGTTGGGTTCCTTTCTCCTCTCCTGGTGCATGGAAAGATCATCATTCAAGAAACCTGGAGAAGTGGCACCGAATGGGATCAACCGGTGATGGATGAGATCTACGACAAATGGATAAGCTGGACAAAACTTCTTCCCAATATAGAAAAGGTAAAAGTTCCAAGATGTTTTTTTGGGAATGAATCCATCGCGGACGTAACTTGTATTCAGCTACATATATTCTGTGATGCCGGCGACGATGCCTATGGCTGTGTAGCTTATTTGCGTTTCCAAGTAGCGGAGGATATCCGCTGCTCCCTGGTAGGTTCCAAGGCGAAGGTCGCCCCACTCAAGCTCACCTAGACACCACGATTGGAGCTGCAAGCTGCAGTGATAGGTGCGAGAATGATGAACACGCTGCAAACAACGTTGCCCGTCCCGGTCCAGGAAGTATTCTTGTGGGTAGATTCAATGACGGTTCTATCCTGGATTAGGTCTGACAGCCGTAAGTACAAACCGTATGTGGCACACCGTATAGCAGAAATAATCCACACGACGAATATCAATTGCTGGAAATATGTCCCGTCGAAGAGGAATGTAGCCGATGATATAACAAAATGGGGAGCTGGAACTACCGTGGACCCGGATAGTAGGTGGTTCAATGGTCCACCTTTTCTCCGTCAAACTATAGATTTGTGGCCGGAGCAACCGAAGACAAAGTCCGTTGTATCGGAGGAGCTAAGACCATGCTACCTGCTTCATCATATAACTATTCCTCGACATATCATCGACGTAACACGCATATCTAAATGGCGAACATTAGTGCGAACAGTGGCAATGGTGTATCGCTTTGTCTCTAACTGTAAACGAAAACGGATGGGGTTACCCATTGAAGCAATAAACACTGAAAACGCTCATAAATTATCAGTTTCAGCAGAATTTGTGGCAATCCAGCAAGAAGAGCTAGCGAAAGCCGAATGTTTATTGTGGCGAATCGCTCAGGCCGATGCATTTCCGGATGAGATGAGAATTCTGAAAAGAAATATGCAACTTCCACGTGACCAGTGGATGTACATCGAAAAGTCAAGTCAGCTCTACAAAAACTCACCGTTCTTGGACGAAGATGGTGTCATCAGAATGGAAGGAAGGACGTGCTCAGCAGCCTTTGTAGCGTGGGGTACCCGTTTCCCTGTCATATTGCCAAGAAGCCACGAAATAACGACGAAGATATTGGCAGATTATCATGTTCGATTCGGACATGGTTCGAAGGAAATCATCGTAAACGAAGTACGTCAAGCGTTTTTCGTTCCGAAACTACGGACAGCTGTGGCCGAGGTTATTCGTAATTGTTTGAAATGTCGGCTACGGAAAAGTAAGCCGGTTCTACCTCGTATGGCGCCACTTCCTATTCAACGTTTGCAGCCCTATGTCAGAGCCTTTAGCTACGTAGGACTTGATTACTTCGGGCCGATCGATGTCACCGTAGGTAGGCACAAGGAGAAGCGTTACGTAGCACTATTTACGTGCCTAGTTGTACGGGCCGTCCACTGTGAGGTAGCATATAGCCTAAGCTCTGAATCTTGCAAGCAAGCTATCAGACGTTTCATTCGGAGACGTGGTTCTCCAGTTCACATTTTTTCGGACAATGGAACCAATTTCCAAGGGGTCAGTCGGGAGCTTCGGAAAGAGTTGGAAAGAATCGATCGAGACTGCGCCAACACGTTTACCGATGCTAGAACTAAGTGGACCTTCAACCCGCCATCTGCTCCTCATATGGGCGGCGTGTGGGAGCGAATGGTGAGATCTGTCAAAGCCGCAATGGAGATGCTTAATGACGGTCGTCGAATGAACGACGAAATTCTGGCGACCACTTTAGCGGAAGCAGAGTATTTGGTTAATTCCCGACCACTGACGTATGCGGGAACAGAAGATAATGAAATGGATGCAATTACACCAAACCATTTCCTTCTCGGCAGTACCTCTGGACAACACGAACCGTACAAGGTTACAATTACTATGGCAGACGAGCTAAGGAGCAGCTACAAGCGGTCTATGTCACTGGCGAATGCGTTCTGGAATAGATGGTGTAAAGAGTATTTTCCGACACTAAATCAACGCAGTAAATGGCACGAGGAAGGTAGAAGGCTAGAAGTAGGGGATTTGGTTTTCATCATGGATTATGGGAAAGGCGAGACAGGAGTTCGAGGTATAATCGAAGAAGTCTTCACTGGACGCGATGGGCGTGTGCGGCAAGCAATAGTTAGGACGAATAGAGGAGTCTTTAAGAGACCCGTAGCAAAGCTGGCGGTTCTCGAACTGGATGATAAACCTGGTGAAGCCATCGGAGAGCATGTAGATCAGGGTTTATGGGCTGGGGAGTGTTCGAACCAACAGGATTGAACTGTACAGCGGGGAATCCCCCGACAGCGAGACAGTATGCAGTTAGCAAACACAATACGAAAGAGATGAGGCGACGTCAAACGTAGATAATGAGGAGATCATATATGGATTGCGATCGAGCGCTTTAAAACGTGTTATCGAACGGTTACTGGTTGATAATATAAAACTTATTGAATTCTTTGATATTATCGTTATTTTTGAGCTAGTGATCTACAGTGTAGGGGAATTATTGAGTTTAATACTTGTAAGATTGCGTTTCGTAGTGAAATTTATGCAGTAATTGATTCATTTGTATCCCCTAGGTTAGAGATTGTGGGAGTCAAATGCTATCTGGTCTAGGGTCGTATTCCGACATCGATTCATTTTTAATAGGACTGTAAGTGTAACCGCAAACCTCTTTTGCCAAGCTAAACCTAATATGCTATATCTATAGTAGGACCTGTTAGAAGAAATAGCTACGAGCTCAGTGCGCTGAGTACTTGGAAGGGGAAAATTAATGTAAAGTCTAATAGCACACGAATCTAACCCACAATGAAACTTAAATACACTATCTATTACAGCTTTGAGCGTATCACCAAAACCGCTACAGAGAAGTTTTTCTTGACCCATAATCCGAACAGCATCACTTAAGCCAAACTTATCAATTAGTTTATCAATATAGCCTTCCAGGCTCACACTGTAATCACCATTTTCTCGCTTAATTTCTAGTCCTAAAAAAATAACTTGTATCTCCGAGATTGGTGATCTCAAAATGTTTCTTCAATGATTGGTACACAGAGTCAATTTTCTTCTCATCTACGCATCCAACCATAATATCGTCCACATACACTAAAAGGTACACCATCTTTCCGTTCTCGACCTTCGTGTATAAGCACTGATCAGCACCACTTTGCTTGAAACCCATCTTCAAAAGAACACTGTGTAACTTCTGGTTCCAACAACGTGCTGACTGTTTGAGTCCGTATAtacttcttttcaaaaggcaAACCAAGTGCTCCTTGCCTTTTTCCTCGTATCCAGGTGGTTGCCGCATAAACAAAACTTGATCGAGCTCTCCGTATAAGTAGGCCGTTTTTATGTCGAAATGCTTAAGTGTCATTTTCTTCCTCGAAGCAAGAGCAAGCAGCACCCGAAGAGTAGTGTGACTTGTGACCGGAGCAAAAACTTCGTCATAATCCTCACCGAACCGTTGCGAGTAGCCTTGGGCCACCAGACGAGCTTTATGTTTGATCACCTCTCCAGCTGCGTTCCGTTTTAACTTATAAACCCAACGGCAACCAACCACCTTCCGTCCAGCAGGTAACTGAACGAGCTCCCAAGTGCCATTTTCCGCATGTGACTTCAGTTCGCTCAACATTGCCGCCCTCCATTCTGCTTTTTCTTTACAGGTTAAAGCTTCCTTCAGGTTTCTTGGTTCTACTGCTGAATCCACACTTCCCGCTACAT
Encoded proteins:
- the LOC134206212 gene encoding uncharacterized protein LOC134206212, giving the protein MQLPRDQWMYIEKSSQLYKNSPFLDEDGVIRMEGRTCSAAFVAWGTRFPVILPRSHEITTKILADYHVRFGHGSKEIIVNEVRQAFFVPKLRTAVAEVIRNCLKCRLRKSKPVLPRMAPLPIQRLQPYVRAFSYVGLDYFGPIDVTVGRHKEKRYVALFTCLVVRAVHCEVAYSLSSESCKQAIRRFIRRRGSPVHIFSDNGTNFQGVSRELRKELERIDRDCANTFTDARTKWTFNPPSAPHMGGVWERMVRSVKAAMEMLNDGRRMNDEILATTLAEAEYLVNSRPLTYAGTEDNEMDAITPNHFLLGSTSGQHEPYKVTITMADELRSSYKRSMSLANAFWNRWCKEYFPTLNQRSKWHEEGRRLEVGDLVFIMDYGKGETGVRGIIEEVFTGRDGRVRQAIVRTNRGVFKRPVAKLAVLELDDKPGEAIGEHVDQGLWAGECSNQQD